In one window of Photorhabdus laumondii subsp. laumondii DNA:
- the yciH gene encoding stress response translation initiation inhibitor YciH: protein MQDNNSRLVYSTDRGRIQEETVESQRPKGDGIVRIQRQTSGRKGKGVCVITGIDADDQTLAKLAAELKKKCGCGGSVKEGEIEIQGDKRELLKQLLEAKGMTVKLAGG, encoded by the coding sequence ATGCAAGATAATAATTCGCGGTTGGTCTATTCCACAGACAGAGGGCGTATTCAGGAAGAAACGGTTGAATCTCAGCGTCCAAAAGGGGATGGCATTGTTCGTATTCAGCGTCAAACCAGTGGCCGTAAAGGAAAAGGGGTTTGCGTGATTACCGGGATTGATGCTGATGATCAGACGTTAGCTAAGCTGGCGGCTGAGTTGAAGAAAAAATGTGGCTGTGGTGGTTCAGTGAAAGAGGGTGAGATCGAAATTCAGGGCGATAAAAGAGAATTATTGAAACAGTTACTCGAAGCCAAGGGTATGACAGTTAAATTAGCTGGTGGTTGA
- a CDS encoding type II toxin-antitoxin system HipA family toxin, whose product MTTQNFQYRSLGRLQVIYRGRGEQWVLGHLAESTVSGRYLFEYTHEALDNGIEFSPLQLPLSTETYANFEHFQDWLPGFIADSLPDGWGRLLMDRFLRRNHVDPGRISVLERLALLSDNTMGALTYQPVLPLPEDQEDKYSILNLTGLAQQIRQEVTGQDSEALRELFLLGGSPHGARPKAQVEYNPSTGQMKTTAFPESEPWLVKFPAAEENPWVCALEEAYACTARIAGIDFPTSRYFRLGGELAAFGVQRFDRENGMRVPVLSMAGALHADFRLPCMDYIDILRATGSITRSVVARETQVRRMVFNVLMHNRDDHVKNFSFILNKSNEWVVSPAYDLTFADGPGGQHQTSVTGYGTDITRTMLLKVAKDAGIAPARMNNIIDEVADVAANFAHTARDVTDDIPTNELHQVTDCINRNLSYLKR is encoded by the coding sequence ATGACGACCCAAAACTTTCAATACCGGTCACTGGGCCGACTACAAGTGATCTACCGCGGGCGAGGAGAACAGTGGGTGTTAGGTCATCTGGCCGAAAGTACTGTGAGTGGCCGCTATTTATTTGAGTACACCCATGAAGCTCTTGATAATGGTATCGAATTCTCGCCCCTACAACTGCCACTTTCTACAGAGACTTACGCGAATTTTGAGCACTTTCAGGACTGGCTTCCTGGTTTCATCGCAGATTCCCTGCCGGATGGCTGGGGACGGCTGCTTATGGACCGGTTCCTGCGCCGTAATCATGTCGATCCCGGCCGGATTTCCGTCCTGGAACGCCTGGCATTGCTGAGCGATAACACGATGGGGGCTCTGACCTACCAACCTGTTCTGCCTTTACCGGAGGATCAGGAAGACAAATACAGTATTCTGAACTTGACTGGACTGGCTCAGCAGATCCGTCAGGAAGTCACCGGTCAGGATTCGGAGGCACTGCGTGAACTTTTCCTGCTTGGCGGCTCGCCTCACGGAGCCAGACCCAAAGCACAGGTAGAATACAATCCATCCACCGGCCAGATGAAAACAACTGCATTCCCAGAAAGTGAACCTTGGTTGGTCAAATTCCCCGCAGCAGAGGAGAATCCTTGGGTCTGTGCCCTTGAAGAAGCATATGCCTGTACTGCCAGAATAGCGGGCATTGATTTCCCCACAAGTCGCTATTTCCGCCTTGGAGGGGAGCTTGCTGCTTTCGGTGTCCAGCGTTTCGATCGTGAGAATGGAATGCGGGTGCCGGTACTGAGTATGGCCGGCGCCCTACATGCCGACTTTCGATTACCCTGTATGGATTACATAGATATCTTACGGGCGACGGGCTCCATCACGCGCTCTGTTGTTGCGCGAGAAACCCAGGTCCGGCGTATGGTGTTCAACGTGTTGATGCATAATCGTGATGATCATGTGAAGAATTTCTCCTTCATTTTGAATAAGAGCAATGAGTGGGTAGTGTCCCCCGCCTATGATCTAACCTTTGCGGATGGCCCCGGCGGACAGCATCAGACTTCGGTGACCGGCTACGGAACCGATATCACCCGCACCATGTTGTTGAAAGTTGCCAAAGATGCAGGCATCGCGCCGGCCAGAATGAACAATATCATTGATGAAGTAGCGGATGTCGCCGCCAACTTCGCTCATACTGCACGGGATGTCACTGATGATATTCCCACTAACGAACTTCATCAGGTCACGGACTGCATTAACCGAAATCTGTCCTACCTCAAACGATAA
- a CDS encoding TetR/AcrR family transcriptional regulator — protein sequence MENDRSTMKNMEGEQAPNIRENMLDVVEELIYTRGIAATGIDLITRTTGSSRKTIYRYFGTKEGLIEEVLRRRDERWMRGFTSSIAEYKTPKEKLLNIFLVLQRWFASDDFRGCAFINTSGERPNPDDPVRIIAKEHKEKVFTYVLSICKEISPDSSVDLARKLLLLIEGAITTAHVMNDTHYALEAMNIAEALLSKYDVN from the coding sequence ATGGAGAATGATCGTTCTACCATGAAAAACATGGAAGGTGAGCAGGCGCCCAACATCAGGGAAAACATGTTGGATGTTGTAGAGGAATTAATTTACACAAGGGGGATTGCGGCGACGGGTATCGATCTGATAACGCGCACGACAGGTTCTTCACGTAAGACAATTTATCGTTATTTTGGTACGAAAGAGGGGTTGATTGAAGAAGTTCTTCGTCGGCGAGATGAACGATGGATGCGGGGGTTTACCTCATCAATAGCTGAATATAAAACACCTAAAGAGAAATTGCTGAATATTTTTTTGGTATTACAAAGATGGTTCGCGAGTGATGATTTTAGAGGATGTGCATTTATCAATACATCCGGTGAGCGCCCTAATCCTGATGATCCGGTAAGAATAATTGCTAAGGAACATAAAGAGAAAGTTTTTACTTACGTGCTGTCTATTTGTAAAGAAATATCGCCGGATTCATCAGTGGATTTAGCGAGGAAGCTCCTGCTCTTAATAGAAGGCGCTATTACAACTGCGCATGTGATGAATGATACACATTATGCTTTAGAGGCGATGAATATTGCCGAGGCATTGCTGAGTAAATACGATGTGAATTAA
- a CDS encoding Fic family protein — protein MEKHPVEQSPKLDFSNLDFVKFGEYLSEYNIVDKQGRYLHWSQLKWRVPGKEAEHIWYAVKFCRDQLKKSTGLFDKSGNEFSFCIHDSLEPKLHKIVQLGAGKVAALAGSQASDNIQQNYLVSSLLMEEAITSAQLEGAATTRADAKKMLEEELAPSTPDERMILNNYMLLKLADKRKQEPLTRDLMLEFHRIATNGVSENENIPEEFRCSNDIYIGNDDNPLFYPPNYEELENRLEELCTFANENHNGEDGRRFIPPVIKAIILHFMMGYEHAFKDGNGRTARAIFYWYMLKNGYDIFEYISISKVIKEQAKEYGMSYLYVQKDYGDLTYFIDFNVNIILNAFDELQEYLKVKTKEFYEIVDVLENSKYKSKLTFIQKDLIKKGVKEPGRLFKVKSVQNVYDVSENTARKLLRELEAMNIFFPIKIRRTTYYIAPADLRSRLNKISKS, from the coding sequence ATGGAAAAACATCCGGTAGAACAATCACCTAAACTTGATTTCTCAAATTTAGATTTTGTTAAATTCGGGGAATACCTCAGTGAATATAATATTGTTGATAAACAAGGAAGATACCTTCATTGGAGCCAGCTTAAGTGGCGAGTTCCTGGTAAAGAAGCTGAACACATCTGGTATGCGGTAAAGTTCTGTAGAGATCAGTTGAAAAAAAGTACGGGCTTATTTGATAAAAGTGGGAATGAATTTAGTTTTTGTATACATGATTCACTAGAACCAAAGTTGCACAAAATTGTACAACTTGGTGCCGGTAAAGTCGCCGCACTTGCAGGATCTCAAGCATCAGATAATATTCAACAGAATTACTTAGTATCATCTTTACTGATGGAAGAAGCCATCACCAGCGCTCAATTGGAAGGTGCAGCAACTACCCGAGCTGATGCAAAAAAAATGCTAGAGGAAGAATTAGCGCCCAGCACTCCTGATGAGAGAATGATTCTGAATAATTATATGCTATTAAAGCTAGCGGATAAAAGAAAACAAGAACCCCTTACAAGGGATCTAATGCTTGAATTTCACAGAATAGCGACTAATGGTGTATCTGAAAATGAAAATATACCGGAGGAATTTAGATGCAGTAATGATATCTACATTGGAAATGATGACAATCCATTATTTTACCCGCCAAACTATGAGGAGTTAGAAAATAGGTTAGAAGAATTATGTACTTTTGCTAACGAAAATCATAATGGAGAGGATGGCAGGAGGTTTATACCACCAGTAATAAAAGCGATTATTCTTCACTTTATGATGGGATATGAACACGCATTTAAAGACGGGAATGGCAGAACTGCAAGGGCAATATTTTATTGGTATATGCTAAAGAATGGATATGATATTTTTGAATATATTTCAATAAGCAAGGTTATCAAAGAGCAGGCTAAAGAGTATGGTATGTCATATCTTTATGTTCAGAAGGATTATGGAGATTTAACTTATTTTATCGATTTTAACGTTAATATTATTCTAAACGCATTTGATGAATTACAAGAGTATTTAAAAGTAAAGACAAAAGAATTTTATGAAATTGTCGATGTGTTGGAAAATTCAAAGTATAAAAGTAAGCTAACCTTCATTCAGAAAGATTTAATTAAAAAAGGTGTAAAAGAACCTGGAAGATTGTTTAAAGTTAAATCGGTTCAAAATGTATATGATGTTAGTGAAAATACAGCTAGAAAATTACTTAGAGAGCTTGAGGCAATGAATATATTTTTTCCTATAAAAATAAGACGAACAACTTATTATATTGCCCCCGCAGATCTACGTAGTAGGCTAAATAAGATATCAAAATCGTAG
- a CDS encoding DUF1348 family protein, producing the protein MSNTKEIRQPVPPFTRETAIQKVRLAEDGWNSRDPEKVSLAYSLDTHWRNRAEFVHSRKAAQDLLTRKWAKEHEYRLIKELWAFTDNRIAVRYAYEWHDDSGNWFRSYGNENWEFNEDGLMYNRYACINDLPIKESERKFHWPLGRRPDDHPGLSELGL; encoded by the coding sequence ATGTCTAATACAAAAGAAATTCGCCAGCCGGTGCCACCATTTACCCGCGAAACTGCTATTCAGAAAGTCCGTTTAGCGGAAGATGGATGGAATAGCCGTGATCCTGAGAAGGTTTCATTGGCCTATTCGTTGGATACCCATTGGCGTAATCGTGCTGAATTTGTGCATAGCCGTAAAGCAGCACAGGATTTATTAACCAGAAAATGGGCAAAAGAGCATGAATATCGCTTAATTAAAGAACTTTGGGCGTTTACTGATAATAGAATAGCGGTTCGTTATGCTTATGAATGGCATGATGATTCCGGTAACTGGTTTCGCTCATATGGTAATGAGAATTGGGAATTTAACGAAGATGGCTTGATGTACAACCGTTATGCCTGCATTAATGATCTTCCGATAAAAGAATCTGAGCGCAAATTTCATTGGCCTTTAGGTCGCCGCCCTGATGATCATCCAGGATTATCTGAGTTAGGGTTGTAA
- a CDS encoding IS630-like element ISPlu19 family transposase produces the protein MKIFITDEQKAELEHLHHTCRDKRECDRIKAVLLASEGWSSVMIAQALRLHEMTVNRHISDYLNQGKLKSDNGGSDSLLSQEQTDFLINHLSQHLFHHTHEIVAYVAQLWNITFSIPGMNKWLHRQGFSYKKPCGVPHKFDAEKQRQFIEYYENLKVTAKDEPILFLDAVHPTQGTKLGYGWMRKGEKKTVKTTGSRTRLNILGALNLNAIGRTVFQEYQTINDYNICCFFNEIRKSYPDYHQKIHLIVDGAGYNKAHLVKEWAYVSNIELHYLPPYSPNLNPIERLWKVMNEQVRNNRYFADKHEFRDNVFKFFTTTLPDIADSLMSRINDHFQVLKTAS, from the coding sequence ATGAAAATATTCATTACCGATGAACAAAAAGCCGAACTTGAACATCTCCATCACACCTGCCGTGATAAGAGGGAGTGTGATCGCATCAAAGCGGTCCTGCTGGCCTCTGAAGGCTGGAGTTCAGTGATGATCGCTCAGGCCCTGCGTCTTCATGAAATGACCGTTAACCGTCATATCAGCGATTACCTTAATCAAGGTAAACTTAAATCTGATAATGGGGGGTCTGATAGTTTGCTTTCTCAAGAACAAACTGATTTTTTAATCAATCACTTATCTCAACATCTTTTCCATCACACCCATGAAATCGTGGCCTATGTTGCTCAGCTCTGGAATATTACCTTTAGCATTCCCGGCATGAATAAATGGCTACACCGTCAGGGTTTTTCTTATAAAAAACCTTGTGGCGTCCCTCATAAATTCGACGCAGAAAAACAGCGACAATTTATTGAATATTATGAGAATCTTAAAGTCACAGCGAAAGACGAACCCATCCTTTTTCTTGATGCTGTTCACCCGACTCAAGGCACCAAACTCGGTTATGGCTGGATGCGAAAAGGCGAGAAAAAAACAGTAAAAACAACAGGAAGCCGGACTCGCCTGAATATATTGGGCGCGCTCAACCTGAATGCCATTGGTCGTACGGTGTTCCAGGAATATCAAACCATCAATGACTACAACATTTGCTGTTTTTTCAATGAAATAAGAAAGTCTTATCCTGACTATCATCAAAAAATTCATCTTATTGTGGATGGGGCGGGTTACAACAAAGCTCATCTTGTTAAGGAGTGGGCTTATGTTAGCAATATTGAGTTACATTACCTTCCTCCCTATAGCCCAAATTTAAACCCAATAGAGCGATTATGGAAGGTCATGAATGAACAGGTTCGAAATAACCGTTATTTTGCGGATAAACATGAATTTCGAGACAACGTCTTCAAATTTTTCACCACAACGCTACCGGATATAGCGGACTCGCTGATGTCTAGAATTAACGACCATTTTCAGGTGCTAAAAACTGCATCTTGA
- a CDS encoding DNA-binding protein, whose translation MALILYTESELLAELGHRLREHRLRRNMLQTELALRSGISVSALKKLEGSGRGTLENFMKVVFALRLENAIKSLFMLQPTSIAQLEAMKAPVRQRARRTQRSSRKPSGNGRAHQSGDAKK comes from the coding sequence ATGGCTCTAATACTTTATACCGAATCGGAATTGCTAGCAGAACTTGGGCACCGCCTCCGTGAGCACCGGTTACGGCGTAACATGCTCCAAACAGAGCTAGCGCTCAGGAGCGGTATTTCCGTCTCTGCGCTCAAAAAACTTGAAGGCAGCGGGCGGGGCACGCTTGAGAATTTCATGAAGGTCGTCTTTGCTCTGCGGCTGGAGAACGCAATTAAGTCCCTGTTTATGCTACAACCGACTAGCATTGCACAGCTTGAAGCCATGAAAGCACCAGTTCGCCAGCGCGCCCGACGAACCCAACGTTCGTCTCGGAAACCCTCAGGCAATGGCCGCGCTCATCAATCAGGAGACGCAAAAAAATGA
- a CDS encoding putative adhesin, with product MSHFEYDIENKNDTYQLKENEYTAVNGKYWEYKRDENENKPFIHLLKGNQDYPTWITSDIKEMALYIIENLLSYNKYSTTLQQTLKQAVDAVFNEYSEIKYSELLNNINNIFNLFFIKNYNSSDIDTAINILISKIEIHEKLASINKDKVDSDQTKVDIWQDLEINAEEPLLKIYRQAFSTGDIDDEVYSDALLTFMSDGNVALNDKEKSDYNQRIKDKEDLFKSYKEGIEKVNSLISANNINPGIPIIHPEINQSISIGDDILLALLAKEEVALKKQHRTEYSQKDILDLQTLQAAKYHLLVLSSLGALLYQIAPKIGKMTQGHGDYRDIIFAQDQAELLFKKNNIHYDTDHVLYQESKHIEMEGCIILTAAIIYRMRKENANVEQALKYSTLETIKLFENDKQKLNPFNKNNVKPAGYFSFIDFKKRDKFDSQYNFNEQFNVYKNKYSDYESILLSKLILSSPAAQLTTEEIVNPPEEAFLYSVEQGMGNVAMIKMYQGNWLVVSTIQGGVKARKYSQQQVDSQPTLRAMSRPNALFLIEQKIEIGMGILMANRMVRTGKRLFPIGYERAKTLSGFSETSRYKYSYDAFWNDYYGITSGMNVGISFTGSPKFNFYKEDNLLSVTTTIVQKGLNDIAIKSKQALDITSGWHIAATILIPFYNVIYKATTDSEYTLTGEDVGSIIFDTANVLLVVATLGMSLTESMAAKVTQTTLRLRQAGLTGRALITAVIRTLPEHGVITLRQSSRILLGGLIDLIEPLPIRSTLTLTYRGVVSAVGVIKNSIKLEKSFADIFSKSTRGLGKLKNEWQVSNISLNRMVAHANEGIYKGIYSIRPANVETAIKQNYYIKESGANYQVKWDETNHTWRVANPAYPQQFSYWPAVKLDKNGHWITHTDVSNKFLILEQSKKIDQELEAARSNINNDKILDAFIHINTAFKNHEKYDIDKLSDITDTLTHFLEKSLKLGDKQALLNTEIVNIQQAWIREVNLPLQNNLLPKNLSISAEKINAIKTELPYLLREIYPVGNQLPNASAINKMALAIEEIPNTPMPKYSSGNIQKTIQYTSIESNRVNIPPIGITITGNDLFINQVTHVLDEISEIPSGNIVIQELEKQGLNIQPPTMDAIVREKNGQFYAHNSAGSSIAFDPENHLIGTEEKLVEEPWRSREPAIALYHEMLHIYYNRYPTWFTSIDNKIIDQKVSGGFSLLEESRIVGTKYYANDKNTLFDFSNSGYLLENNSALLTENRFRAEYAIFKGESEYVIQPYYGKGDSQIPLTSTRISTNESSRNVMGVGSGKPEKMPDESATDYRNRVKEWRKANKKPGADIDIGSGDMRKRKAQFRIEILQKEYPQLEPQKIELGGAFELWTVPNEPANRLMLSSHGYFFSDSAMTQVPAGKTIQFLGPHGQTLLESPENPLNSPFDVTLGNSGLTVQPYATIKAGNTASLANVRIGDKTFTVNDIQNMATNDIENYLLATGVEANTVNHGRVRNYGIKYYEKMPDEEVKAAVWKNRTDSTNINKYDALLVSPEAGNRKKLSDIFTLLKTNERMAKYDEITFVACREELNRINMKSVHDTGLGGGYEPKLQPTVVLSRSKRSATLTPDGAIIYSVIAVNLHYNLITEKIVGIAPFLLMDN from the coding sequence ATGTCACATTTTGAATATGATATCGAAAATAAAAACGACACCTATCAATTAAAAGAAAATGAATATACTGCGGTCAATGGAAAATATTGGGAGTATAAGCGAGATGAAAATGAAAATAAGCCATTTATTCACCTACTGAAAGGCAATCAAGACTATCCAACTTGGATAACCTCTGATATTAAAGAAATGGCTCTATATATTATAGAAAATTTACTTTCTTATAATAAATACTCAACTACATTACAACAGACTTTGAAACAAGCTGTGGACGCCGTTTTCAATGAATATTCCGAAATAAAATATTCTGAGCTACTGAATAACATTAATAATATATTTAACCTTTTCTTTATAAAAAATTATAACAGCTCTGATATCGATACAGCAATCAATATCTTAATATCAAAGATAGAAATTCATGAAAAATTAGCAAGCATAAATAAGGATAAAGTCGATTCAGATCAAACTAAAGTCGATATATGGCAGGATCTGGAGATTAACGCAGAAGAACCTTTGCTGAAAATATATCGTCAGGCATTCTCTACCGGAGATATCGATGATGAGGTCTATTCAGATGCATTGCTAACTTTTATGTCAGATGGCAATGTAGCATTAAATGATAAAGAAAAATCAGATTATAACCAACGAATCAAAGATAAAGAAGATCTTTTCAAATCCTATAAAGAAGGTATTGAAAAGGTGAATAGTTTAATTTCTGCTAATAATATTAATCCAGGCATTCCCATTATTCATCCAGAAATAAACCAAAGTATCAGCATTGGAGATGACATACTATTAGCTCTACTAGCCAAAGAAGAGGTAGCATTAAAAAAACAACATCGTACCGAGTATAGCCAGAAAGATATTCTTGACCTGCAAACTCTACAAGCTGCTAAGTATCATTTATTAGTCTTATCTTCATTAGGTGCCCTATTATATCAGATTGCTCCTAAAATCGGAAAAATGACTCAAGGTCATGGTGATTATCGCGATATAATTTTTGCCCAAGATCAAGCTGAATTATTATTTAAAAAAAATAATATTCACTATGATACGGATCATGTTCTTTATCAAGAATCAAAACATATTGAAATGGAAGGCTGTATTATTTTAACAGCCGCAATCATTTATCGAATGAGAAAAGAGAATGCCAATGTGGAACAAGCACTTAAGTATTCTACATTAGAAACAATAAAATTATTTGAAAATGACAAGCAAAAACTTAATCCTTTCAATAAAAACAACGTAAAGCCAGCAGGATACTTTTCTTTTATCGATTTTAAAAAGAGAGATAAATTTGATTCACAATATAATTTTAATGAGCAATTTAATGTTTATAAAAACAAATACAGTGATTATGAATCCATTTTACTTAGTAAATTAATACTTTCATCTCCGGCTGCGCAATTAACTACCGAAGAGATTGTTAATCCACCAGAAGAAGCTTTTCTCTATTCAGTCGAACAGGGTATGGGAAATGTCGCCATGATAAAAATGTATCAGGGTAATTGGTTGGTTGTCTCAACAATACAAGGAGGAGTGAAGGCAAGAAAATATTCCCAACAACAAGTTGATAGCCAGCCCACCTTACGTGCTATGTCTAGACCCAATGCACTATTTTTAATTGAGCAAAAAATAGAGATAGGCATGGGGATATTAATGGCAAATAGAATGGTTCGTACAGGAAAAAGACTTTTCCCGATTGGCTATGAACGGGCCAAAACCTTAAGCGGCTTCTCAGAAACAAGCCGATATAAATATTCTTATGACGCATTTTGGAATGATTATTATGGTATAACCTCAGGAATGAATGTCGGAATTAGTTTCACAGGCTCACCTAAATTTAATTTTTATAAAGAAGATAACTTACTTTCTGTTACCACAACGATAGTGCAGAAAGGCTTAAACGATATTGCAATAAAAAGTAAACAAGCTCTGGATATTACCTCTGGTTGGCATATCGCGGCAACCATTCTGATTCCTTTCTATAATGTTATCTATAAAGCAACAACCGATAGTGAATATACATTAACGGGAGAGGATGTCGGTTCAATTATCTTTGATACCGCGAATGTGCTGTTAGTTGTTGCTACCCTAGGTATGTCATTGACTGAATCAATGGCCGCTAAAGTCACACAAACTACATTACGCCTCAGACAAGCCGGTCTGACCGGAAGAGCTCTAATTACAGCGGTTATCCGAACATTACCAGAGCATGGCGTAATCACTTTACGCCAATCTTCCCGCATTCTGCTCGGTGGATTAATCGATTTAATCGAACCTTTGCCCATTAGATCAACATTGACCTTAACTTACCGAGGAGTCGTAAGCGCAGTAGGTGTGATAAAAAATAGCATTAAACTTGAGAAAAGTTTCGCCGATATTTTTAGCAAAAGCACCAGAGGGCTTGGTAAACTGAAAAATGAATGGCAAGTCAGCAATATTTCACTCAACCGAATGGTAGCTCATGCAAATGAGGGAATATATAAAGGGATCTATTCAATACGCCCTGCTAATGTGGAAACCGCAATTAAACAGAACTACTATATAAAGGAATCTGGTGCTAATTACCAAGTCAAATGGGATGAAACAAACCACACCTGGCGCGTAGCCAATCCAGCTTATCCGCAACAATTTAGTTACTGGCCTGCGGTGAAATTAGATAAAAATGGACATTGGATTACTCATACCGATGTATCTAATAAATTTCTTATCCTGGAGCAAAGTAAAAAAATAGATCAGGAACTTGAAGCAGCACGCAGTAATATTAATAACGATAAAATATTGGATGCATTTATTCATATCAATACCGCATTCAAAAATCATGAAAAGTATGATATCGATAAACTATCAGATATTACTGATACATTAACCCATTTCTTGGAAAAATCTTTAAAACTTGGAGATAAACAAGCCCTACTCAACACAGAGATAGTGAATATCCAACAAGCTTGGATACGTGAAGTCAACTTACCATTACAAAACAATCTATTACCAAAAAACCTAAGTATTTCGGCTGAAAAAATTAATGCCATCAAAACCGAACTACCTTATCTATTGAGGGAAATCTATCCTGTTGGAAATCAATTACCTAATGCATCGGCAATCAATAAAATGGCCCTAGCTATTGAAGAAATACCTAACACACCGATGCCAAAATACTCTTCGGGTAATATCCAAAAAACGATACAATACACATCCATAGAGAGTAACCGCGTAAATATTCCCCCTATCGGGATCACAATAACAGGTAATGATCTCTTTATTAATCAAGTCACTCACGTACTAGATGAAATAAGTGAAATCCCTTCCGGAAATATCGTTATTCAAGAGCTTGAAAAACAGGGTTTAAATATACAACCACCAACGATGGATGCCATTGTACGCGAGAAAAATGGTCAATTTTATGCCCATAATAGCGCCGGTAGCAGTATTGCCTTTGACCCAGAGAATCACTTGATTGGCACAGAAGAAAAACTTGTCGAGGAGCCTTGGCGTTCCCGTGAGCCTGCTATCGCTTTATATCATGAGATGCTACATATCTATTATAATCGTTACCCAACATGGTTTACTTCTATCGATAATAAAATAATTGATCAAAAAGTCAGTGGCGGTTTTTCTTTGCTGGAAGAATCACGCATTGTGGGAACAAAATATTACGCCAATGATAAAAATACGTTATTTGATTTCAGTAATTCTGGCTATTTATTAGAAAACAATTCGGCTTTATTGACTGAAAATAGATTCAGAGCAGAATATGCCATATTCAAAGGTGAAAGCGAGTATGTTATTCAACCTTATTATGGTAAAGGAGATAGTCAAATCCCATTAACAAGTACTAGAATAAGCACAAATGAATCATCCCGCAATGTCATGGGTGTGGGTAGTGGAAAACCTGAAAAAATGCCCGATGAATCAGCTACTGATTACCGTAACAGAGTGAAGGAATGGCGAAAAGCGAATAAAAAACCAGGGGCGGATATAGATATTGGATCAGGTGATATGAGAAAAAGAAAAGCACAATTCAGAATTGAGATTTTACAAAAAGAATATCCTCAACTTGAACCACAAAAAATTGAGCTTGGTGGTGCATTCGAATTATGGACAGTACCTAATGAACCGGCGAATAGATTAATGCTGAGTTCACATGGATATTTTTTCTCTGATAGTGCAATGACGCAAGTCCCTGCGGGAAAAACGATTCAATTTCTTGGTCCCCACGGTCAGACATTATTGGAATCACCGGAAAATCCATTAAATTCTCCCTTTGATGTTACATTAGGTAATAGCGGCTTGACTGTACAACCTTATGCAACAATTAAAGCAGGCAACACAGCAAGTCTGGCTAATGTAAGAATAGGTGATAAGACGTTTACCGTGAACGATATTCAGAATATGGCTACCAATGATATTGAAAATTATCTGCTAGCCACTGGAGTAGAAGCCAATACAGTTAATCATGGTAGGGTAAGAAATTACGGTATCAAATATTATGAGAAAATGCCTGATGAGGAAGTGAAAGCGGCAGTATGGAAAAATAGGACAGACAGTACGAATATCAATAAATATGACGCACTATTAGTCAGCCCGGAAGCGGGGAATCGTAAAAAATTGTCCGATATTTTTACGCTGCTGAAAACCAACGAAAGGATGGCAAAATATGATGAAATAACCTTTGTTGCCTGTCGTGAAGAATTGAACAGAATAAATATGAAATCAGTACATGATACCGGCCTTGGCGGTGGTTATGAACCCAAACTACAACCAACGGTGGTTCTTTCTCGTTCAAAACGTTCGGCGACTCTCACGCCCGACGGAGCAATAATTTATTCTGTTATTGCAGTAAATCTGCATTATAATCTCATAACAGAAAAAATTGTTGGTATCGCCCCTTTCCTACTTATGGATAATTAA